A section of the Salmo trutta chromosome 4, fSalTru1.1, whole genome shotgun sequence genome encodes:
- the LOC115191976 gene encoding SLAM family member 9-like isoform X1 → MNHLFGWRRLARLTFMLLYFLIEVLCASQQTDQSETQQVKGIVGQSFSFPERVIKSGNLLYGDLGSIANVYPGKEGKITLEKRFENRLHLNNVTRYFTLSDLQIDDAGVYTVENTDEGKKLKIFELTVYNVVSKPQLRDCDSSSCSVVCSVDNEKEVTLTLYRGEEILNQTSSPDLTTDLSLRLEVENYNSTYSCVAANPVSNETVHVPKCCSKDGHPNDADSDEKTLGLFIIAVICVLVASGLVGLAIYLKKSRNGHSQDSSERVQVDIGYASICPKKRTDNQEERTGIPELDLLRDNPELTSVCYTLQLHHIVASGDVDTVTSHFAPSC, encoded by the exons ATGAACCATTTGTTCGGATGGAGAAGGCTTGCCAGACTGACGTTCATGCTGCTATATTTTCTCATTGAAG TACTCTGTGCTTCTCAGCAAACAGACCAGTCTGAGACTCAGCAGGTGAAAGGCATCGTGGGACAGTCTTTCTCTTTTCCAGAGAGGGTGATCAAGTCTGGCAATTTACTTTATGGAGACCTTGGCAGTATTGCAAATGTGTACCCTGGTAAAGAAGGCAAAATCACCCTTGAGAAGAGATTTGAAAACCGCCTCCACTTGAACAATGTTACAAGATATTTCACTCTGTCAGACCTTCAGATAGACGATGCTGGGGTTtatactgtggagaatacagatgaaggaaaaaaactaaaaatatttgagctcactgtataca ATGTTGTTTCCAAACCTCAGTTGAGAGACTGTGACAGCAGctcctgtagtgtagtgtgttcTGTGGACAACGAAAAAGAGGTGACCTTGACCTTGTACAGGGGAGAAGAAATACTAAACCAGACCAGCAGTCCTGATCTCACCACCGATCTATCTCTCCGTTTGGAGGTAGAGAACTACAACTCCACCTACAGCTGTGTGGCTGCTAACCCTGTCAGCAATGAGACAGTTCATGTCCCAAAATGTTGCAGCAAAGATGGTCATCCTAATGATGCAG acaGTGATGAGAAGACTCTGGGTTTGTTTATTATTGCTGTAATCTGCGTTTTGGTTGCCTCGGGGCTTGTTGGACTTGCAATCTATCTAAAGAAGAGTAGAAATGGACACTCACAAG ATTCATCCGAAAGAGTGCAAGTTGACATTGGTTATGCATCAATATGTCCTAAAAAACGAACAGATAATCAG GAGGAGCGAACAGGTATACCAGAACTGGATCTGCTTAGAGACAACCCTGAACTGACATCAGTTTGTTATACTCTCCAGTTACATCACATCGTTGCCAGTGGGGATGTTGACACAGTGACTTCCCATTTTGCTCCTTCATGCTGA
- the LOC115191976 gene encoding SLAM family member 5-like isoform X3 codes for MNHLFGWRRLARLTFMLLYFLIEVLCASQQTDQSETQQVKGIVGQSFSFPERVIKSGNLLYGDLGSIANVYPGKEGKITLEKRFENRLHLNNVTRYFTLSDLQIDDAGVYTVENTDEGKKLKIFELTVYNVVSKPQLRDCDSSSCSVVCSVDNEKEVTLTLYRGEEILNQTSSPDLTTDLSLRLEVENYNSTYSCVAANPVSNETVHVPKCCSKDGHPNDADSDEKTLGLFIIAVICVLVASGLVGLAIYLKKSRNGHSQGRFIRKSAS; via the exons ATGAACCATTTGTTCGGATGGAGAAGGCTTGCCAGACTGACGTTCATGCTGCTATATTTTCTCATTGAAG TACTCTGTGCTTCTCAGCAAACAGACCAGTCTGAGACTCAGCAGGTGAAAGGCATCGTGGGACAGTCTTTCTCTTTTCCAGAGAGGGTGATCAAGTCTGGCAATTTACTTTATGGAGACCTTGGCAGTATTGCAAATGTGTACCCTGGTAAAGAAGGCAAAATCACCCTTGAGAAGAGATTTGAAAACCGCCTCCACTTGAACAATGTTACAAGATATTTCACTCTGTCAGACCTTCAGATAGACGATGCTGGGGTTtatactgtggagaatacagatgaaggaaaaaaactaaaaatatttgagctcactgtataca ATGTTGTTTCCAAACCTCAGTTGAGAGACTGTGACAGCAGctcctgtagtgtagtgtgttcTGTGGACAACGAAAAAGAGGTGACCTTGACCTTGTACAGGGGAGAAGAAATACTAAACCAGACCAGCAGTCCTGATCTCACCACCGATCTATCTCTCCGTTTGGAGGTAGAGAACTACAACTCCACCTACAGCTGTGTGGCTGCTAACCCTGTCAGCAATGAGACAGTTCATGTCCCAAAATGTTGCAGCAAAGATGGTCATCCTAATGATGCAG acaGTGATGAGAAGACTCTGGGTTTGTTTATTATTGCTGTAATCTGCGTTTTGGTTGCCTCGGGGCTTGTTGGACTTGCAATCTATCTAAAGAAGAGTAGAAATGGACACTCACAAGGCAG ATTCATCCGAAAGAGTGCAAGTTGA
- the LOC115191976 gene encoding SLAM family member 9-like isoform X2: MLLETVLRRWKILCASQQTDQSETQQVKGIVGQSFSFPERVIKSGNLLYGDLGSIANVYPGKEGKITLEKRFENRLHLNNVTRYFTLSDLQIDDAGVYTVENTDEGKKLKIFELTVYNVVSKPQLRDCDSSSCSVVCSVDNEKEVTLTLYRGEEILNQTSSPDLTTDLSLRLEVENYNSTYSCVAANPVSNETVHVPKCCSKDGHPNDADSDEKTLGLFIIAVICVLVASGLVGLAIYLKKSRNGHSQDSSERVQVDIGYASICPKKRTDNQEERTGIPELDLLRDNPELTSVCYTLQLHHIVASGDVDTVTSHFAPSC, from the exons atgcttctGGAAACAGTGCTTCGACGGTGGAAAA TACTCTGTGCTTCTCAGCAAACAGACCAGTCTGAGACTCAGCAGGTGAAAGGCATCGTGGGACAGTCTTTCTCTTTTCCAGAGAGGGTGATCAAGTCTGGCAATTTACTTTATGGAGACCTTGGCAGTATTGCAAATGTGTACCCTGGTAAAGAAGGCAAAATCACCCTTGAGAAGAGATTTGAAAACCGCCTCCACTTGAACAATGTTACAAGATATTTCACTCTGTCAGACCTTCAGATAGACGATGCTGGGGTTtatactgtggagaatacagatgaaggaaaaaaactaaaaatatttgagctcactgtataca ATGTTGTTTCCAAACCTCAGTTGAGAGACTGTGACAGCAGctcctgtagtgtagtgtgttcTGTGGACAACGAAAAAGAGGTGACCTTGACCTTGTACAGGGGAGAAGAAATACTAAACCAGACCAGCAGTCCTGATCTCACCACCGATCTATCTCTCCGTTTGGAGGTAGAGAACTACAACTCCACCTACAGCTGTGTGGCTGCTAACCCTGTCAGCAATGAGACAGTTCATGTCCCAAAATGTTGCAGCAAAGATGGTCATCCTAATGATGCAG acaGTGATGAGAAGACTCTGGGTTTGTTTATTATTGCTGTAATCTGCGTTTTGGTTGCCTCGGGGCTTGTTGGACTTGCAATCTATCTAAAGAAGAGTAGAAATGGACACTCACAAG ATTCATCCGAAAGAGTGCAAGTTGACATTGGTTATGCATCAATATGTCCTAAAAAACGAACAGATAATCAG GAGGAGCGAACAGGTATACCAGAACTGGATCTGCTTAGAGACAACCCTGAACTGACATCAGTTTGTTATACTCTCCAGTTACATCACATCGTTGCCAGTGGGGATGTTGACACAGTGACTTCCCATTTTGCTCCTTCATGCTGA
- the LOC115191979 gene encoding uncharacterized protein LOC115191979 yields MLFSQRKKLKETLLYLFVLCSAQHSAQPETSQVKGIVGKIHCFPVMVLKSGTLLYGDLGNIAQVYPGKQSNTNLVKRFKNRLHWNNVTGFFTLTDLQIDDSGVYTVENTDEDEEKTTHTFQLTVYYVLSKPQVMVYDNISCTVVCSVGNGREVTLSWYKGGEILNQTSSPDHNITLSLPLKVDEQNRDSYRCEAANPVSKETTVVPNSCIESDPSKVTDGDERTRGSLIVAVICVLVASGLVGLAIFLKKRNRHSYADSPERKQDDILYAEITHIKPADNQEERTGIPELDPLRNNPNLTLVYYTLQLHHMAASKDVNTT; encoded by the exons tACTCTGCTCAGCCCAGCATTCAGCCCAACCTGAGACTTCTCAGGTGAAAGGCATTGTGGGAAAGATTCACTGTTTTCCagtgatggtgttgaagtctgGCACTTTACTTTATGGAGACCTTGGCAACATTGCACAAGTGTACCCTGGTAAACAAAGTAATACCAACCTTGTGAAGAGATTTAAAAACCGCCTTCACTGGAACAATGTTACTGGATTCTTCACTTTGACAGACCTACAAATAGACGATTCTGGGGTTtatactgtggagaatacagatgAAGATGAAGAGAAGACGACACATACATTTCAGCTGACTGtgtact ATGTTCTGTCCAAACCTCAGGTGATGGTCTATGATAACATCTCCTGTACAGTGGTGTGTTCTGTGGGGAACGGGAGAGAGGTGACCCTGTCCTGGTACAAAGGAGGGGAGATACTCAACCAGACCAGCAGCCCTGACCACaacatcaccctctctctacctctcaagGTGGATGAACAGAACAGAGACTCTTACAGATGTGAGGCTGCCAACCCAGTCAGCAAGGAGACCACTGTTGTTCCAAATTCTTGTATAGAGAGTGATCCCTCCAAGGTGACAG ATGGTGATGAGAGGACTCGAGGTTCTCTTATTGTTGCTGTAATCTGTGTTCTGGTTGCTTCAGGACTTGTTGGTCTTGCAATCTTTCTTAAGAAGAGAAACAGACACTCATATGCAG ATTCACCCGAAAGAAAGCAAGATGACATTCTGTATGCAGAGATAACTCACATTAAACCAGCAGATAACCAG GAGGAGCGAACAGGTATACCAGAACTGGATCCGCTTAGAAACAACCCTAACCTGACATTAGTTTATTATACACTCCAGTTACATCACATGGCTGCCAGCAAGGATGTTAACACTACATGA